In Miscanthus floridulus cultivar M001 chromosome 5, ASM1932011v1, whole genome shotgun sequence, one genomic interval encodes:
- the LOC136453137 gene encoding rhomboid-like protein 20, translating to MNGGLPGFHNAPASRAVVVAAALFSIPFGFRGRSLDLGLSYQSVYEKLSIWRLITSLVAFSSTPELIFGAALLYYFRVFE from the exons ATGAACGGCGGGCTCCCTGGATTCC ACAATGCGCCGGCGTCGAGGGCCGTGGTCGTCGCCGCAGCTCTCTTCTCCATCCCCTTCGGCTTCCGCGGCCGCTCCCTCGACCTCGGCCTGTCCTACCAG AGTGTTTATGAAAAGCTGAGTATCTGGAGGCTGATCACCTCATTGGTTGCTTTCTCGTCAACCCCCGAGCTGATCTTTGGAGCGGCCCTGCTATACTACTTTAGGGTGTTCGAATGA